The Enterobacter oligotrophicus sequence CGGCTATTTTCGGCAGATATTTTCAAAGCATACGGGGCTTACACCCGCCGTCTGGAAACGGCGGTACTGTAAGGAACATATCAATTCCGGGTAATCATTGCCCGTAATAAGCATTTGCGCCGTGCTTGCGCAGGTAATGTTTGTCCAGCAGCTCTTGCTGCATTACGGGCAGTTGCGGTGCGAGCTGACGTGAGAACAGGCCCATACAGGCGCACTCCTCCAGCACCACGGCGTTATGTACCGCATCGGCCGCGTCTTTGCCCCAGGCGAACGGGCCGTGGGAGTGAACCAGCACCGCAGGGATCTGCATCGGGTTTACGTCGCGCTCCTCAAAGGTTTTGATGATCACTTCCCCCGTCTGGTACTCATATTCCCCTGCAATTTCTGCAGGGGTCATCAGGCGCGTACAGGGGATCGCGCCGTAGAAATAGTCCGCGTGCGTCGTGCCCCAGGCCGGTAAATCCAGCCCCGCCTGCGACCAGATGGTGGCGTAGCGGGAATGGGTATGCACGATGCCGCCAATCTCCGGGTAAC is a genomic window containing:
- the araD gene encoding L-ribulose-5-phosphate 4-epimerase, with the translated sequence MLEQLKADVLAANLALPAHQLVTFTWGNVSAVDRERGLMVIKPSGVEYDVMTAEDMVVVNIATGQIVEGSKKPSSDTPTHLALYRRYPEIGGIVHTHSRYATIWSQAGLDLPAWGTTHADYFYGAIPCTRLMTPAEIAGEYEYQTGEVIIKTFEERDVNPMQIPAVLVHSHGPFAWGKDAADAVHNAVVLEECACMGLFSRQLAPQLPVMQQELLDKHYLRKHGANAYYGQ